A stretch of Imperialibacter roseus DNA encodes these proteins:
- the pssA gene encoding CDP-diacylglycerol--serine O-phosphatidyltransferase, with product MKIKAQVPNILTAGNLVCGCIGIVIVLSGKVEMAPVAVVMAAVFDFFDGFAARALKVSSAIGKELDSLADMVSFGVLPAVTVYQLLKTSQTNEFLPYIAFLIAVFSAFRLAQFNIDTRQSDKFIGVPTPANALFFTCLVWTAGAFPIVVNTYVLVGLTLLFSWLLVSPFEMIALKFKSFGWAGNQPKYLVILMAMLVIVIGGYTLLPLAILLYVLTSILSHLFQTKSSAS from the coding sequence ATGAAGATAAAAGCCCAGGTACCTAATATTCTCACTGCCGGCAACCTGGTTTGCGGCTGTATAGGCATTGTGATCGTGCTGTCAGGTAAAGTGGAAATGGCACCTGTTGCCGTGGTAATGGCGGCGGTGTTTGATTTTTTCGACGGTTTTGCCGCAAGAGCACTAAAAGTGTCGAGTGCTATTGGCAAGGAACTGGATTCACTGGCTGATATGGTAAGTTTTGGTGTGTTGCCCGCCGTCACTGTTTACCAACTGCTTAAAACAAGTCAGACCAACGAGTTTCTCCCCTACATCGCATTCTTAATTGCCGTTTTTTCGGCCTTTAGGCTGGCTCAATTCAATATAGATACTAGGCAGTCGGACAAATTCATAGGAGTGCCCACGCCGGCAAATGCGCTTTTTTTCACTTGCCTGGTTTGGACGGCTGGCGCTTTCCCAATCGTTGTTAATACATATGTGCTCGTTGGCTTGACCCTGCTTTTTTCCTGGTTGCTGGTATCACCTTTTGAGATGATAGCGCTCAAGTTCAAAAGTTTTGGATGGGCGGGGAATCAACCGAAATACCTTGTCATTCTAATGGCCATGCTGGTGATTGTTATTGGTGGCTATACGCTACTTCCGCTGGCCATTTTGCTGTATGTTCTAACATCCATCCTGAGTCATTTATTTCAAACTAAGTCGTCTGCAAGCTAA
- a CDS encoding MBL fold metallo-hydrolase produces MLKIKAFAFNPFQENTYVLHDETKECVIIDPGCFDTSEKLELTDFIASNGLRPVKLLNTHCHIDHVLGNAYCKRNFGIELYAHKKDEPVLRAVKAYASNYGFAGYEESEIDHYIDEGDVVEFGSTSLDVLFVPGHAPGHVAFYHADTRQLMGGDVLFRQSIGRTDLPGGDHNTLIKSIHEKLFTLSDDVEVFPGHGETTTIGYEKVYNPFCGLKR; encoded by the coding sequence ATGCTCAAAATAAAAGCCTTTGCCTTCAACCCGTTTCAGGAAAACACTTATGTGTTACACGACGAGACAAAGGAATGTGTAATCATCGATCCGGGTTGCTTCGACACATCTGAAAAACTCGAGCTGACCGATTTTATTGCTTCTAATGGACTAAGACCAGTTAAGCTACTCAACACCCATTGCCATATTGACCACGTGTTGGGCAATGCTTATTGTAAAAGGAATTTTGGCATTGAGCTGTATGCCCACAAAAAGGACGAGCCTGTGCTCAGGGCCGTAAAGGCATATGCCTCCAATTATGGGTTTGCTGGCTACGAGGAAAGTGAGATCGACCACTATATTGATGAAGGCGATGTTGTGGAATTTGGCTCGACTAGCCTGGATGTTCTTTTTGTGCCTGGCCATGCACCTGGCCATGTGGCATTTTACCACGCCGATACCAGGCAGCTCATGGGAGGGGACGTGCTGTTTCGTCAAAGCATAGGAAGAACCGATCTTCCCGGAGGCGACCATAATACGCTCATCAAAAGCATTCATGAAAAGTTATTTACCTTGAGTGACGATGTGGAGGTTTTTCCCGGCCACGGTGAAACGACCACTATCGGATATGAGAAAGTTTATAACCCTTTTTGTGGCTTGAAAAGATGA
- a CDS encoding NAD(P)/FAD-dependent oxidoreductase has protein sequence MEVDFLIIGQGLAGTTLAFELLDKGKKVMVMADSKQPCASKVAAGLYNPITGNRLVKTWKADSLFEIVEPYYQSLESMLDAKFVHPIGIYRPFTSIDEQNDWMAKSADPQFSAYVAKVTSHPHDSHLFHDPYGGVHLRKAGFIDTTIFLEASKKYLEAKGCFTEEMFHEDNLSIANTSISYKGLKANNLVLAQGVGAQHGNLFSWLPLHELKGEILEVSTSLGSNTIFNRGCFMLPAGNERWRVGSTYNWRQPDYLPTEQGKKEILEKLNYLYKGSVEITNHMVGIRPSTKDRRPFLGKHPAHENIHIFNGLGTKGVSLSPFFAREMADYLVGQKPLSKEVSIERYFSLYFERNVG, from the coding sequence ATGGAAGTTGATTTTCTTATTATTGGCCAGGGACTGGCCGGCACCACGCTGGCATTTGAACTGCTGGACAAAGGTAAGAAAGTAATGGTGATGGCAGACTCAAAGCAGCCATGTGCTTCCAAAGTGGCAGCGGGACTTTACAATCCCATAACAGGCAACAGGCTGGTAAAAACATGGAAAGCAGATTCACTTTTTGAAATCGTCGAGCCCTATTATCAAAGCCTGGAGTCGATGCTCGACGCAAAGTTTGTTCACCCAATCGGTATCTACAGGCCTTTTACCTCCATCGATGAGCAAAATGACTGGATGGCCAAGTCAGCCGATCCACAGTTCTCAGCCTACGTTGCCAAAGTGACCAGCCATCCTCACGACTCTCATTTGTTTCACGATCCATACGGCGGGGTTCATCTCAGGAAGGCTGGATTCATCGATACCACAATATTTTTGGAGGCTTCAAAAAAATACCTGGAAGCTAAAGGGTGTTTTACCGAAGAAATGTTTCATGAAGACAACCTTTCTATTGCAAACACTAGTATAAGTTATAAAGGCCTGAAGGCAAACAATTTGGTTTTGGCGCAGGGAGTTGGGGCACAACATGGGAATTTGTTCTCATGGTTGCCACTGCATGAGCTAAAGGGGGAAATTCTCGAAGTCAGCACCTCCCTTGGCAGCAACACTATTTTTAACAGGGGTTGTTTCATGCTACCAGCAGGTAATGAACGTTGGAGAGTGGGGTCGACTTACAATTGGCGGCAACCGGATTATTTGCCGACTGAACAAGGAAAAAAGGAGATATTGGAAAAGTTGAACTACTTATACAAAGGGAGCGTTGAAATAACCAATCACATGGTGGGGATAAGACCCTCTACCAAAGACAGGCGTCCTTTTTTAGGAAAACATCCTGCTCATGAAAACATTCATATTTTCAATGGGTTAGGAACAAAAGGCGTATCTTTAAGTCCCTTTTTTGCCAGGGAAATGGCAGACTACCTTGTCGGCCAAAAACCATTGAGCAAGGAAGTCAGTATTGAAAGATATTTTTCTTTATATTTTGAGAGAAATGTAGGATGA